The following proteins are co-located in the Phragmites australis chromosome 10, lpPhrAust1.1, whole genome shotgun sequence genome:
- the LOC133883208 gene encoding GDSL esterase/lipase At1g71691-like: MGYELAMKALVLSLVLGAVAGIRPSKIVRQVPAIYVFGDSTLDVGNNNHLPGKDVPRADKPYYGIDLPGSGKPTGRFSNGYNTADFVAKTLGFDKSPLAYLVLKERNNLIPSAITRGVSYASAGAGILDSTNAGNCIPLSKQVRFFESTKAEMEAKVGTRVVSDLLARSFFLVGVGSNDFFAFATAQAKQNKTATQSDVAAFYDSLLSNYSTTITELYKLGARKFGIINVGPVGCAPRVRVLNATGACADGLNQLAAGFDGVLGSLLAGLAPKLPGLAYSLADSLGLAQATFTNPLAHGFVSSDSACCGSGRLGAQGECLPTATLCANRDRYIFWDSVHPSQRSAMISAQVFYDGPAQYTTPVTFKQLAHKA, from the exons ATGGGGTACGAGCTGGCCATGAAGGCTCTTGTTCTTAGCCTTGTGCTCGGCGCCGTCGCCGGCATCCGGCCGAGTAAGATCGTGCGGCAGGTGCCGGCGATATACGTGTTCGGCGACTCGACGCTGGACGTCGGCAACAACAACCACTTGCCGGGGAAGGACGTCCCCAGGGCTGACAAGCCCTACTACGGCATCGACTTGCCGGGCTCCGGCAAGCCCACCGGAAGGTTCAGCAACGGCTACAACACCGCCGACTTCGTTG CAAAGACTCTGGGATTCGACAAGAGCCCTCTGGCTTATCTGGTACTCAAAGAACGCAATAATCTGATCCCGAGCGCCATCACTAGAGGAGTAAGCTATGCATCGGCAGGAGCTGGGATTCTGGACTCCACT AACGCGGGAAACTGCATCCCGCTGTCGAAGCAGGTGCGGTTCTTCGAGTCGACCAAGGCCGAGATGGAGGCCAAGGTGGGCACACGCGTGGTTAGCGACCTGCTCGCCAGGTCCTTCTTCCTCGTCGGCGTCGGTAGCAACGACTTCTTCGCCTTTGCGACGGCGCAGGCGAAGCAGAACAAGACGGCGACCCAGAGCGACGTCGCCGCGTTCTACGACAGCCTTCTCTCTAACtactccaccaccatcacg GAGCTGTACAAGCTGGGCGCGAGGAAGTTTGGCATCATCAATGTGGGCCCGGTCGGTTGCGCGCCGCGGGTGCGCGTGCTCAACGCCACGGGCGCGTGCGCGGACGGCCTGAACCAGCTCGCCGCCGGCTTCGACGGCGTGCTCGGCTCCCTCCTTGCCGGTCTCGCCCCCAAGCTGCCAGGTCTCGCCTACTCCCTCGCCGACTCCCTGGGCCTCGCGCAGGCCACCTTCACCAATCCACTGGCACACG GGTTCGTGAGCTCGGACAGCGCGTGCTGCGGGAGCGGGAGGCTGGGCGCGCAGGGCGAGTGCCTGCCGACCGCCACGCTCTGCGCCAACCGCGACCGCTACATCTTCTGGGACTCGGTGCATCCGTCGCAGCGGTCCGCCATGATCAGCGCCCAGGTCTTCTACGACGGCCCCGCCCAGTACACCACTCCCGTCACCTTCAAGCAGCTCGCCCACAAGGCttga